In Dehalococcoidia bacterium, the following are encoded in one genomic region:
- the uvrC gene encoding excinuclease ABC subunit UvrC yields MVVSERIQRQLTAVPASPGVYLMRDAAGEILYVGKAINLRNRLRSYFQASASHTPKIRKMVERIADFEFIVTDSELEALILECTLIKRHRPRYNVVMKDDKNYPYLKVTNEPFPKVVITRRLLDDGARYFGPYADVGSVRRTLDLLNKLFPYRSCDRPITGTDTRPCLDYHIKRCLGPCIGAVDEAGYRDVINQVILFLEGRQEEVIARLRAQMEAAAENLEFERAAALRDQIAAVEKVAERQKVVSAKGEDQDVIAFARNNGEACVQVFFIRNGRLIGREHFILQGTSEEDGKQIVASFVKQFYDQAPEVPPTILLPNRLDEEQVIEAWLRDKRGGQKVRLQVPKQGDRKKLVELVAENAQQVLEQMRAKWLADDNRNGAALRELADALGLAHPPARIECYDISTIHGTATVASMVVFENGKPKSAHYRRFRIKSVPGNNDYAAMEEVLRRRLKYLAAPRAVVAAEGEASTQRSETNFDFPAPDLILVDGGKGQLSVASDVLRDLGLASIPVAALAKEQEALFLPSVSDPVLLPATSPALYLVQRIRDEAHRFAVAYHRKVRSRGAFESELDQVRGIGPRRKKALLRHFGSVKAIREASVDDLAAVVGMTRRLAEKLKSQL; encoded by the coding sequence GTGGTGGTTTCCGAACGGATCCAGCGCCAACTGACTGCGGTTCCTGCCAGTCCCGGCGTCTACCTGATGCGGGACGCGGCAGGGGAAATTCTCTACGTCGGCAAGGCGATCAACCTGCGGAACCGGCTCCGCTCCTATTTCCAGGCCTCGGCGAGCCACACCCCGAAAATCCGCAAGATGGTGGAGCGGATCGCGGACTTCGAGTTCATTGTCACCGATAGCGAACTGGAAGCGCTCATCCTCGAATGCACGCTGATCAAGCGGCATCGTCCCCGCTACAACGTCGTCATGAAAGACGACAAGAACTATCCCTACCTGAAGGTGACAAACGAGCCGTTTCCGAAAGTTGTCATCACTCGGCGCCTCCTCGATGACGGAGCGCGCTATTTCGGCCCCTATGCCGACGTCGGCTCGGTGCGGCGAACGCTCGACCTGCTCAACAAGCTGTTCCCGTACCGCTCCTGCGACCGCCCGATCACGGGAACAGACACCCGCCCCTGCTTGGACTACCACATCAAGCGCTGCCTTGGTCCCTGCATCGGGGCGGTCGACGAGGCAGGCTACCGCGACGTGATCAACCAAGTGATCCTGTTCCTCGAAGGCCGCCAAGAGGAAGTGATCGCGCGCCTGCGCGCGCAGATGGAGGCCGCGGCGGAGAACCTCGAGTTTGAGCGAGCGGCGGCCCTCCGCGACCAGATCGCGGCGGTCGAAAAGGTGGCAGAGCGGCAAAAGGTCGTCTCCGCCAAAGGAGAGGATCAGGACGTGATCGCCTTTGCGCGCAACAACGGCGAGGCGTGTGTCCAAGTTTTCTTCATCCGCAATGGGCGGCTGATCGGGCGGGAGCACTTCATCCTGCAGGGAACGAGCGAGGAGGACGGCAAGCAGATCGTCGCCAGCTTTGTCAAACAGTTCTACGACCAAGCTCCGGAGGTGCCGCCGACGATCCTCTTGCCCAACCGGCTCGACGAGGAGCAGGTGATCGAGGCGTGGCTGCGGGATAAGCGCGGCGGTCAGAAAGTGCGCCTTCAGGTGCCAAAACAGGGCGACCGCAAGAAGCTCGTCGAGCTGGTCGCCGAAAACGCGCAGCAAGTGCTTGAGCAAATGCGCGCCAAGTGGCTCGCCGACGACAACCGGAACGGTGCCGCCCTGCGCGAGCTCGCCGATGCTCTCGGGCTTGCCCATCCGCCAGCCCGGATCGAGTGCTACGACATCTCGACCATCCACGGGACTGCGACAGTCGCCAGCATGGTCGTCTTCGAAAACGGCAAACCGAAGAGCGCCCACTACCGGCGCTTTCGCATCAAATCTGTCCCCGGCAACAATGACTACGCCGCGATGGAGGAAGTGCTTCGGCGCCGGCTGAAGTATCTTGCAGCGCCCCGCGCCGTCGTCGCGGCAGAAGGCGAGGCGAGCACTCAGCGGTCGGAGACGAATTTCGACTTTCCGGCGCCCGACCTGATCCTTGTCGATGGCGGAAAAGGCCAGCTCTCGGTCGCGTCCGACGTGCTGCGCGACCTCGGGCTCGCCTCGATCCCCGTCGCAGCGCTCGCCAAAGAGCAGGAGGCGCTCTTCCTTCCGAGCGTCTCAGACCCCGTGCTGCTGCCGGCGACTTCCCCGGCGCTCTACCTCGTCCAGCGCATCCGCGACGAGGCGCACCGCTTTGCCGTCGCTTACCATCGCAAGGTGCGCTCCCGGGGCGCGTTCGAGTCTGAACTGGACCAGGTGCGCGGGATCGGCCCCCGCCGCAAGAAAGCGCTGCTGCGCCACTTCGGCTCCGTGAAGGCGATCCGTGAGGCGTCGGTCGATGACCTCGCGGCCGTCGTCGGTATGACGCGCCGGCTGGCGGAGAAGCTCAAAAGCCAGCTCTAA
- a CDS encoding SCO family protein, which produces MKRLVALSVVSTVAFVLVVAGAVTILLTSQRKAVTASLITPPLPAADFTLRDTSGQLVALSSLRGKPVLLTFGYTSCPDVCPITLAKLAYAKSQLGARGRDLHVIFVTVDPERDRPDVVRAYLDRYDRSFIGLIPTAEELEQVAKLYHLVYEKEPASEALGYIINHTAATIVIDREGLVRMLFWPEMTPDEMASDLRTVLGL; this is translated from the coding sequence ATGAAGCGTCTGGTAGCGCTCTCTGTCGTTTCAACTGTCGCGTTTGTCCTCGTTGTGGCGGGCGCGGTGACGATCCTGCTCACCTCTCAGCGGAAGGCGGTGACCGCCTCGCTGATCACTCCCCCGCTTCCTGCGGCTGACTTTACCCTCCGCGATACCAGCGGCCAGCTCGTTGCCCTCAGCAGCCTGCGGGGCAAGCCGGTGCTGCTCACGTTCGGCTACACCAGCTGCCCGGATGTCTGCCCGATTACGCTCGCGAAGCTGGCGTATGCCAAGAGCCAACTCGGCGCTCGGGGCCGCGACCTTCACGTCATCTTTGTCACGGTCGATCCCGAGCGGGACCGGCCCGACGTCGTCCGCGCCTATCTCGACCGGTACGACCGTTCGTTTATCGGGCTCATCCCTACGGCTGAGGAGCTTGAGCAGGTCGCGAAGCTGTATCACCTTGTCTACGAGAAGGAGCCAGCCAGCGAGGCGCTCGGCTACATCATCAACCACACGGCGGCCACGATCGTGATCGACCGCGAGGGGCTGGTGCGGATGCTGTTCTGGCCCGAGATGACCCCAGACGAAATGGCAAGTGACCTGCGAACGGTGCTGGGACTATGA
- a CDS encoding molybdopterin-dependent oxidoreductase, which produces MAASRRDFLKLAGASSAGAVVFAGCTIPAREMKVESPTRIPEDLVTGRDNWYATAGTRGNGVIVRVMEGRALKVEGNPDHPVNQGKSSVWDQALVQLLYHPDRYQRPLRLNGPRGSGNYAPLSWSDAIAQAAEAVRGATGGRLVVMTPPLSGPTLVAVEAFVRALGGSLLTLDLNDDAVYRAAVQRVFGAEALPDYDLARANTVLSIGADWLGAWGNPVRSGIGYGQFRQGKATRGYLIHIDSRFSATAANADEYVPCRPGSEGLVALAIAQALMAGNFGDPAAYPSGGAQALAAFAADQVAAQTGIPAERIRAIAQRLGQNRPAVVIGGGSAGAHTNGLFNLTQILNLNHLLGTVGRPGGVRLNPAPPAIPNFTAPFRSGTSSFTSWQGEMIRLRQLGSAAVILVFNVNPVFSLPPALGVREVMLNAGRVISFSTLPDETSELADLILPSHSPLEEWGVEVPDHGPGYQVVTFKQPVVNRVFDTRQFGDTILDVMRAIGGEVVRAVPFPTIRDGARLFVQPFFDRRAGSVTAETFDLFLNGVQQRGGWWSTAITQAAATRPASFATSPEPARFAGDDSYPFFLQPFMSPTLGSPEGAQLPWLQQTPDPVTTMAWGTWVEINRRVADRLGVREGDVVVVESPTGRIEAPVYINYGTPDWTVAIPIGNGHTAGGRWQKGVGVNPIGLLADLTEPQTGALAWAATRVRLTKTGRRVPLTKLEGYVPAVQLKGAEALKITNKDS; this is translated from the coding sequence ATGGCGGCAAGTCGCCGAGACTTTCTGAAACTCGCCGGCGCCTCCTCCGCAGGAGCGGTCGTCTTTGCCGGCTGCACGATCCCCGCGCGCGAGATGAAGGTCGAAAGCCCGACGCGCATTCCCGAGGACTTGGTCACCGGCCGCGACAACTGGTATGCCACCGCCGGCACGCGTGGCAACGGCGTCATCGTCCGCGTGATGGAGGGCCGCGCGCTCAAGGTCGAAGGCAATCCCGACCATCCAGTCAACCAAGGCAAATCGAGCGTCTGGGATCAAGCGCTTGTCCAGTTGCTCTATCACCCCGACCGCTATCAGCGGCCGCTCCGCCTGAACGGGCCGCGCGGTAGCGGAAACTACGCCCCGCTCTCGTGGAGCGACGCTATCGCCCAGGCCGCCGAAGCGGTCCGTGGGGCGACAGGCGGCCGTCTCGTCGTGATGACCCCGCCGCTCAGCGGTCCCACTTTGGTCGCCGTCGAGGCGTTCGTCCGCGCCCTCGGGGGGTCGTTGCTCACCCTCGACTTGAACGATGACGCGGTCTACCGCGCTGCCGTTCAGCGGGTTTTCGGCGCCGAGGCGCTCCCCGACTACGACCTCGCGCGCGCCAACACGGTGCTCTCGATCGGCGCCGACTGGCTGGGAGCGTGGGGCAACCCGGTGCGGAGCGGCATCGGCTATGGGCAGTTCCGCCAAGGAAAAGCGACGCGGGGCTATCTTATCCATATCGACTCGCGCTTTTCGGCGACCGCCGCGAATGCCGACGAGTACGTTCCTTGCCGCCCGGGATCGGAAGGGCTTGTCGCGCTGGCAATCGCGCAGGCGCTGATGGCGGGGAACTTCGGCGACCCGGCCGCCTATCCCAGCGGCGGAGCGCAAGCGCTGGCGGCCTTTGCTGCCGACCAAGTCGCCGCGCAGACTGGTATTCCGGCCGAACGCATTCGAGCGATCGCCCAACGGCTGGGGCAGAACCGTCCCGCAGTCGTGATCGGGGGCGGGTCAGCGGGGGCGCACACCAACGGGTTGTTCAACCTGACCCAGATTCTGAATTTGAACCACCTCCTTGGCACAGTCGGGCGGCCCGGCGGCGTGCGCCTCAACCCCGCGCCGCCCGCAATTCCGAATTTCACCGCTCCTTTCCGCAGCGGAACGAGTTCGTTTACGAGCTGGCAAGGGGAGATGATCCGCCTGCGCCAGCTCGGCAGCGCGGCAGTTATTCTCGTCTTCAACGTCAATCCGGTCTTTTCGCTGCCGCCGGCGCTCGGTGTTCGCGAGGTGATGCTCAACGCCGGCCGTGTCATCAGCTTCTCGACCCTGCCCGACGAAACGAGCGAACTCGCCGACCTGATCCTGCCATCGCACAGCCCGCTCGAAGAGTGGGGCGTCGAGGTGCCGGATCACGGCCCGGGATACCAAGTCGTGACCTTCAAGCAGCCGGTTGTCAACCGCGTGTTCGATACGCGGCAGTTCGGCGACACCATTCTTGACGTGATGCGCGCGATCGGCGGGGAGGTCGTGCGGGCTGTGCCGTTCCCTACCATCCGCGACGGGGCGCGGCTGTTCGTGCAGCCGTTCTTTGACCGTCGCGCCGGCTCTGTGACTGCGGAGACGTTCGATCTCTTCCTGAATGGGGTGCAGCAGCGCGGCGGGTGGTGGTCAACAGCGATCACGCAGGCAGCGGCGACGCGGCCGGCAAGCTTCGCCACCTCGCCCGAGCCCGCTCGCTTTGCCGGCGACGACAGCTATCCGTTCTTCCTCCAGCCGTTCATGTCGCCGACGCTCGGCTCGCCCGAGGGGGCACAGCTGCCCTGGCTGCAGCAGACGCCAGACCCAGTGACGACAATGGCCTGGGGAACCTGGGTCGAGATCAACCGGCGGGTGGCCGACCGGCTCGGGGTGCGGGAAGGCGACGTGGTCGTCGTCGAAAGCCCAACCGGCCGGATCGAGGCGCCGGTCTACATCAACTACGGCACCCCTGACTGGACGGTCGCGATCCCGATCGGGAACGGCCACACCGCAGGCGGCCGCTGGCAGAAAGGGGTGGGGGTCAATCCGATCGGCCTTCTTGCTGACCTAACCGAGCCGCAGACGGGAGCCCTTGCGTGGGCGGCGACGAGGGTGCGGCTGACGAAAACCGGCCGGCGTGTGCCGCTGACGAAGCTCGAGGGCTATGTGCCGGCCGTCCAGCTCAAGGGCGCTGAGGCGCTGAAAATCACGAACAAGGATAGCTAG
- a CDS encoding copper chaperone PCu(A)C, which yields MKRALLLFISGLLLAACAPTGAQGGSIRVEDAWSRPAAAGANGAVYFTLRSGGAADRLVAASSDVARAVELHQTTIEGGVARMAKVPSIDVPAGGSVELKPGSYHVMLIGLNRELRNGDKFSLSLSFQSGATSTVQVEVRGNAPASTHGGH from the coding sequence ATGAAACGCGCTCTTCTTCTCTTCATCAGTGGGCTTCTGCTTGCGGCGTGCGCTCCGACCGGTGCGCAAGGAGGGAGCATCCGCGTTGAGGATGCGTGGAGCCGTCCGGCCGCTGCTGGCGCGAACGGCGCAGTCTACTTCACGCTGCGCAGCGGCGGCGCTGCGGACCGCCTCGTTGCAGCGTCGAGCGACGTGGCGCGTGCTGTCGAACTGCATCAGACGACGATCGAGGGAGGCGTTGCCCGAATGGCGAAAGTGCCGAGCATCGACGTGCCAGCAGGCGGGAGCGTCGAACTGAAGCCCGGCTCCTATCACGTCATGCTGATCGGGCTCAACCGCGAATTGCGAAACGGCGATAAGTTCTCCCTCTCCCTCTCCTTCCAGAGCGGCGCTACCTCGACCGTGCAGGTAGAAGTGCGGGGGAACGCTCCCGCGTCAACGCACGGCGGGCACTGA
- a CDS encoding NfeD family protein, producing the protein MPIPDAMAGVYLGAFLVGLLFTVASFLLGSHAFAGNGVHLGTGVDAPSSHEVGHAPSPFNLQVLAAFITFFGGVGYALSIAGPMWGPLVFLLATVGGLLAGGAIFWLLAKVIYGGQTPVLRERDYDLPGTIARVTSPIREGRIGEIVFEKGGRQRVEGARLVGPGSAAQGDEVVIVRYEHGIAYVEPLDEFFNK; encoded by the coding sequence ATGCCAATTCCAGACGCAATGGCTGGCGTCTATCTCGGCGCGTTCCTCGTCGGGCTCCTGTTCACGGTGGCCTCCTTTCTCCTCGGCAGTCACGCCTTCGCCGGCAATGGCGTTCACCTTGGAACCGGCGTCGACGCCCCTTCCAGCCACGAGGTCGGACACGCCCCCTCGCCGTTCAATCTCCAGGTGCTGGCGGCGTTCATCACCTTCTTCGGCGGCGTCGGCTACGCTCTCAGCATCGCCGGGCCGATGTGGGGACCGCTCGTCTTCCTGCTGGCGACAGTCGGGGGACTGCTCGCCGGCGGTGCAATCTTCTGGCTGCTGGCGAAGGTGATCTACGGCGGGCAGACGCCGGTGCTGCGCGAGCGAGACTACGACTTGCCGGGAACGATCGCCCGCGTTACCTCCCCGATCCGCGAGGGGCGGATTGGGGAGATCGTCTTTGAGAAAGGCGGGCGCCAGCGGGTCGAGGGCGCCCGCCTCGTCGGGCCAGGGTCGGCTGCCCAAGGCGATGAAGTGGTGATCGTGCGCTACGAGCACGGCATCGCCTACGTTGAGCCGCTCGACGAGTTCTTCAACAAGTAA
- the pth gene encoding aminoacyl-tRNA hydrolase, translating to MLVVGLGNPGKRYAHNRHNVGFMVVDAFAERHGLRFSRKRGKAEIADGAIGEQRVLLAKPQTYVNLSGEAVQALQAFTKLEPERILVVCDDLDLPLGTLRLREQGGSGGHNGLKSIAQRLGTTKFPRLRIGIGRPPEEERLGRRDEIVTAHVLGNFSSDERVIINEAIARAVAAIETAILEGIPAAMNRFNQPGRGAAPEAAR from the coding sequence ATGCTCGTCGTCGGTCTCGGCAATCCCGGCAAGCGCTACGCCCACAACCGCCATAACGTCGGCTTTATGGTGGTTGACGCCTTCGCTGAGCGGCACGGCCTCCGCTTCAGCCGCAAGCGGGGAAAGGCTGAGATCGCCGACGGCGCGATCGGGGAGCAGCGCGTCCTCTTGGCCAAACCCCAGACCTACGTCAATCTGTCAGGCGAGGCAGTGCAAGCGCTGCAAGCGTTCACCAAGCTCGAGCCGGAGCGGATCCTCGTCGTCTGCGATGACCTCGATCTCCCGCTCGGGACCCTCCGGCTGCGCGAGCAGGGCGGCTCGGGCGGCCACAATGGGCTGAAATCGATCGCGCAGCGGCTCGGCACGACGAAATTTCCCCGGCTCCGGATCGGCATCGGCCGCCCGCCCGAGGAGGAACGCCTAGGACGGCGCGACGAGATCGTGACCGCGCACGTGCTCGGGAACTTCTCATCGGACGAACGGGTTATTATCAATGAGGCGATTGCTCGGGCAGTCGCGGCCATCGAGACCGCCATTCTCGAGGGCATTCCGGCAGCGATGAACCGCTTCAACCAGCCGGGACGCGGTGCCGCGCCAGAGGCAGCGCGGTAA
- a CDS encoding cytochrome c: MAEKNVSILASWLSSDEHQSRRQPSRSALLLSRGAVGLAVVGMLALASAACGPSDPVSEGRRLVVQKGCTGCHVIPGVGGGGVVGPGLAGFASKPTIAETIPNTRDNLAQWLTNPSSLKPGTAMPSTRLSSAETEAIVAFLQTLK; encoded by the coding sequence ATGGCCGAAAAGAACGTCTCGATCCTCGCGTCTTGGCTCTCTTCTGACGAACACCAATCTCGGCGTCAGCCGTCGCGCTCCGCCTTGCTCCTCAGCAGGGGCGCGGTCGGGCTCGCCGTGGTGGGAATGCTGGCGCTCGCCTCGGCAGCATGCGGCCCGTCGGACCCGGTCTCCGAAGGACGCCGGCTTGTCGTTCAGAAAGGATGCACCGGCTGCCATGTCATCCCCGGCGTCGGCGGCGGCGGTGTTGTTGGTCCGGGGCTTGCCGGTTTCGCCTCCAAGCCCACGATCGCGGAGACAATCCCGAACACCCGCGACAATCTGGCGCAGTGGCTCACCAATCCCTCGAGCCTGAAACCGGGTACCGCCATGCCAAGCACTCGCCTCTCATCTGCAGAGACGGAAGCGATTGTGGCGTTTCTCCAAACCCTGAAGTAA
- a CDS encoding SPFH domain-containing protein, translating to MELLSIAIIAVVLVVVFFLLVSIAARLYRVVGPNRALIIYGLGGTQIVTGGGRVVLPLVQNAQELSLELMSFDVAPTQDLYTSQGVAVRVEAVTQIKVKSDPSSIRTAAEQFLTKPPAEREAAIRLVMEGHLRGMVGQLTVEQIVKEPEMIADRVRATSAEDMAKMGLEVVSFTIREITDKNEYIANMGRPDIARIKRDADVATAEAQRDTAIRQAETMREAAIARAQADQQRVIAETASLAVQAEAQRDLETKRAEYQAAVQRAKAAADAAYEIEANIQKQRIIAEQVAIERVQREELVKVQEAEIQRRERELIATVQKPAEAERAKVLTLAEAEKRRLELEALGRAESIRAEGLAEAEVIRAKGEAEAIAMARKASAFHEYNQAAIVDKLLSELPEIVRALAEPLTKVDKITVVSTGSDGARGVGINQLTTDMAQVIAQVPALVETLTGLKLEELMRRLPQLRDSAAASMPTSARTDGKEQ from the coding sequence ATGGAACTGCTCTCCATCGCCATCATCGCCGTTGTCCTCGTTGTCGTCTTCTTCCTGCTGGTCTCGATTGCGGCGCGGCTCTACCGCGTTGTCGGGCCGAACCGAGCGCTCATCATCTACGGGCTCGGCGGGACGCAGATCGTCACTGGCGGCGGTCGGGTCGTCTTGCCCCTCGTTCAGAACGCGCAGGAGTTATCGCTCGAATTGATGTCCTTCGACGTCGCGCCGACCCAGGATCTCTACACCTCGCAGGGCGTCGCGGTTCGAGTGGAGGCCGTGACCCAAATCAAGGTGAAGTCTGACCCGTCATCGATCCGGACGGCGGCAGAACAGTTTCTGACCAAGCCGCCGGCCGAGCGCGAAGCCGCTATCCGGCTGGTGATGGAAGGGCATCTGCGCGGCATGGTGGGACAGCTGACCGTTGAGCAGATCGTGAAAGAGCCGGAGATGATCGCGGACCGCGTCCGGGCGACCTCCGCCGAAGATATGGCGAAGATGGGACTCGAAGTCGTCTCGTTCACGATCCGGGAGATTACGGACAAGAACGAATACATCGCGAACATGGGCCGGCCTGACATCGCCCGTATCAAGCGCGACGCCGACGTGGCGACCGCCGAAGCGCAGCGCGACACTGCCATCCGGCAGGCAGAGACGATGCGGGAAGCCGCGATCGCTCGCGCCCAAGCGGATCAGCAGCGCGTCATCGCCGAGACCGCATCGCTCGCCGTCCAAGCGGAAGCACAGCGCGACCTCGAGACGAAGCGCGCCGAATACCAAGCGGCAGTTCAGCGCGCCAAGGCCGCGGCCGATGCCGCCTACGAGATCGAAGCGAACATCCAGAAGCAGCGCATCATCGCCGAGCAGGTCGCTATCGAGCGCGTCCAGCGCGAGGAACTGGTGAAAGTGCAGGAAGCCGAGATTCAGCGGCGTGAGCGGGAGCTGATCGCGACCGTCCAGAAGCCGGCCGAGGCGGAGCGGGCAAAGGTGCTCACCCTCGCCGAGGCCGAGAAGCGGCGGCTTGAGCTCGAAGCGCTCGGTCGGGCGGAGAGCATTCGCGCCGAGGGGCTCGCCGAGGCGGAAGTGATCCGCGCCAAGGGCGAGGCCGAAGCGATCGCGATGGCGCGAAAGGCGAGCGCCTTCCATGAGTATAACCAAGCCGCGATCGTCGATAAGCTGCTTTCGGAACTGCCTGAGATCGTCCGCGCGCTTGCCGAGCCCCTGACGAAGGTCGACAAGATTACCGTCGTTTCGACTGGCAGCGACGGCGCGCGGGGGGTCGGGATCAACCAGCTGACCACCGATATGGCGCAGGTGATCGCCCAAGTGCCCGCGCTCGTTGAGACCCTGACCGGGCTGAAGCTGGAGGAGCTGATGCGCCGCCTGCCCCAGCTTCGCGACAGCGCGGCCGCCAGCATGCCGACAAGCGCGCGGACAGACGGCAAGGAGCAGTAG
- a CDS encoding alpha/beta hydrolase, which translates to MSIRKGYVDTAQGQVHYRTAGEGDPVVLLHMSPASSAMWEPIVPRLAARRYRAVAFDTPGYGDSFRPAAPPSLEEYAAVLLEAIDALGIDRFFLLGHHTGGMIGAALAAAHPDRVRKLATWGWTLMEEKRKAQLLAMPLAEYDEEGTQLVARWKARVAALGERWTPELGIRALIDSLKAGRELPYGFWAVAKADHLAMARAMTIPVLVLCGERDTIFNDSRQAVHLMPNGRFYHLPNGSIAAPDEAPDELVEVVDRFFREGEGE; encoded by the coding sequence ATGTCTATCCGGAAAGGCTACGTCGATACCGCGCAGGGGCAGGTGCACTATCGAACGGCAGGGGAGGGCGACCCGGTCGTGTTGCTCCATATGTCGCCTGCCTCATCGGCAATGTGGGAGCCGATCGTGCCTCGGCTGGCGGCTCGCCGCTACCGCGCTGTCGCCTTCGACACGCCAGGGTACGGCGACTCCTTCCGCCCTGCTGCGCCCCCCTCGCTCGAAGAGTACGCCGCCGTCCTTCTCGAGGCGATCGACGCGCTCGGCATCGACCGCTTCTTCCTCCTCGGCCATCACACCGGCGGGATGATCGGGGCGGCGCTTGCAGCAGCTCATCCCGATCGCGTGCGGAAGCTCGCCACCTGGGGCTGGACGCTGATGGAGGAGAAGCGGAAAGCCCAGCTGCTCGCCATGCCGCTTGCGGAGTACGATGAGGAGGGCACCCAGCTCGTTGCGCGCTGGAAGGCGCGGGTCGCAGCCCTCGGGGAGCGCTGGACCCCTGAGCTCGGCATCCGCGCTCTCATCGACTCCCTCAAAGCGGGCCGCGAACTGCCGTACGGCTTCTGGGCGGTCGCCAAGGCGGATCATCTCGCCATGGCGCGGGCGATGACAATTCCGGTGCTGGTGCTCTGCGGCGAGCGCGACACGATCTTCAACGACAGCCGCCAAGCAGTCCATCTCATGCCGAACGGCCGCTTTTATCACCTCCCCAATGGGAGCATCGCTGCCCCGGATGAAGCGCCCGATGAACTGGTCGAGGTGGTCGACCGGTTCTTCCGCGAGGGGGAAGGGGAGTAA
- a CDS encoding cytochrome c family protein, with the protein MNRRSLVLGTALIAALLLVGVGVAGLAFAAQMAPGPEQPVNFPHTVHVSALGMECRFCHRGVDTEAHATIPPVELCLFCHVVVKTQSPEIQKLITSYRTNDPINWVRVHRQPDHVGFVHWTHIARGFDCATCHGDVTNIDQMPLGRVKQVRALGMGDCLNCHRENSAPVDCWTCHK; encoded by the coding sequence ATGAATCGGAGAAGCCTTGTCCTCGGTACGGCGCTGATTGCCGCGTTGCTCCTCGTCGGTGTCGGCGTGGCAGGACTCGCCTTCGCCGCCCAGATGGCTCCCGGCCCAGAGCAGCCGGTGAACTTTCCCCATACCGTCCATGTTTCCGCCCTCGGGATGGAATGCCGTTTCTGTCACCGCGGCGTCGACACCGAGGCGCATGCGACCATCCCGCCGGTCGAACTGTGTCTCTTCTGCCACGTAGTCGTTAAGACGCAGTCCCCCGAGATCCAAAAGCTGATCACTTCCTACCGCACGAACGACCCGATCAACTGGGTGCGCGTCCATCGCCAGCCGGATCACGTTGGTTTCGTCCATTGGACCCACATTGCGCGGGGCTTTGATTGCGCGACCTGCCATGGCGATGTCACCAACATCGATCAGATGCCGCTTGGTCGGGTGAAGCAGGTACGGGCGCTCGGGATGGGAGACTGCTTGAACTGCCACCGTGAGAACAGCGCTCCAGTCGATTGCTGGACCTGTCACAAGTAG